A window from Chaetodon trifascialis isolate fChaTrf1 chromosome 5, fChaTrf1.hap1, whole genome shotgun sequence encodes these proteins:
- the LOC139331264 gene encoding charged multivesicular body protein 1b-like isoform X2, producing the protein MSNMEKHLFNLKFAAKDLQRNSKKCDKEEKAEKAKVKQAIQKGNMEAARIHAENAIRQKHQAINFLRMSARVDAVASRVQTAVTVNQVSKSMSGVVKSMDATLKSMNLEKISALMDKFESQFETLDVQTAQMEDTMGNTTTLTTPQVINTILQQPREAALLWLLLKAVSTPVVIQTLNF; encoded by the exons ATGTCGAATATGGAGA AACACTTGTTCAATCTCAAGTTTGCTGCCAAGGATCTACAGCGCAACTCCAAGAAAtgtgacaaagaggaaaaggcagaaaaggcAAAAGTGAAGCAG gCTATCCAGAAGGGTAACATGGAGGCGGCGAGGATCCATGCGGAGAATGCCATCCGTCAGAAGCATCAGGCCATAAACTTCTTGAGGATGAGCGCACGTGTGGATGCTGTGGCTTCTCGGGTCCAGACTGCTGTCACAGTGAACCAG gTGTCTAAATCCATGTCAGGAGTGGTCAAGTCTATGGATGCTACGCTCAAAAGCATGAACTTGGAAAAG ATCTCTGCATTAATGGACAAGTTTGAAAGCCAATTTGAAACTCTTGACGTGCAGACAGCTCAGATGGAAGACACAATGGGCAACACCACCACTCTGACAACACCTCAGGTAATAAACACTATCCTCCAACAACCAAGGGAGGCGGCGCTCCTGTGGCTGCTTCTGAAGGCGGTCTCAACCCCAGTCGTGATTCAAACACTGAATTTTTga
- the LOC139331264 gene encoding charged multivesicular body protein 1b-like isoform X1, with translation MSNMEKHLFNLKFAAKDLQRNSKKCDKEEKAEKAKVKQAIQKGNMEAARIHAENAIRQKHQAINFLRMSARVDAVASRVQTAVTVNQVSKSMSGVVKSMDATLKSMNLEKISALMDKFESQFETLDVQTAQMEDTMGNTTTLTTPQNEVDMLLHEMADEAGLDLNLELPPGHTSSLASSVASPEQDELSQRLSRLRGQVS, from the exons ATGTCGAATATGGAGA AACACTTGTTCAATCTCAAGTTTGCTGCCAAGGATCTACAGCGCAACTCCAAGAAAtgtgacaaagaggaaaaggcagaaaaggcAAAAGTGAAGCAG gCTATCCAGAAGGGTAACATGGAGGCGGCGAGGATCCATGCGGAGAATGCCATCCGTCAGAAGCATCAGGCCATAAACTTCTTGAGGATGAGCGCACGTGTGGATGCTGTGGCTTCTCGGGTCCAGACTGCTGTCACAGTGAACCAG gTGTCTAAATCCATGTCAGGAGTGGTCAAGTCTATGGATGCTACGCTCAAAAGCATGAACTTGGAAAAG ATCTCTGCATTAATGGACAAGTTTGAAAGCCAATTTGAAACTCTTGACGTGCAGACAGCTCAGATGGAAGACACAATGGGCAACACCACCACTCTGACAACACCTCAG AATGAAGTGGATATGCTGTTGCATGAGATGGCCGATGAAGCAGG gtTGGATCTCAACCTGGAGCTGCCTCCAGGCCACACTTCCTCACTGGCTTCATCTGTGGCATCACCAGAGCAG GACGAGCTCTCCCAGAGGCTGTCCAGGCTGCGAGGCCAGGTGTCATAA
- the hmgn7 gene encoding high mobility group nucleosomal binding domain 7 has product MPKRKSQGTEGGEKEEPQRRSARLSAKPAQPKPEPKVKKAAKKEKAVNDKKEDKKTKKAKENAEAEANEENHSENGEAKTNEVEAAPEEAKEEAKSE; this is encoded by the exons ATGCCCAAGAGAAAG tctcaaggaacagaaggaggagaaaaggaggag cctcagaggagatCGGCCCGGTTATCGGCG AAACCGGCGCAGCCCAAGCCGGAACCAAAGGTCAAGAAggcagcaaag aaagaaaaggctGTGAATGACAAgaaggaggacaagaagaccAAGAAGGCGAAGGAGAACGCAGAAGCAGAGGCAAACGAGGAAAACCACTCTGAGAACGGAGAGGCCAAGACCAACGAG GTGGAGGCAGCCCCCGAGGAGGCCAAGGAGGAGGCCAAGTCCGAGTAG
- the LOC139331263 gene encoding mucin-5AC-like has product MPQQQGSSMTETKSSQRFHSLNTEQVEVLHQVLSEVVPIHGRGNFPTLELRPRDIIIAVRARLQKQGITVRDVRLNGSTASHVLVRDNGTSYKDLDIIFGVELPSQEEFQVIKESVLGCLLDCLPAGVNRERISSATMKEAYVQKMVKVFNEHDRWSLISLSNNSGKNLELKFVSVLRRQFEFSVDSFQIILDRLLESYMQQESQHKNKTVDLKDQPAENQNKDPPSLLKQANAAETEESAARDLSSKEGAQISQTQQSDEVHEKESHTELSQQTEHSNQTKQSEVEKDDKEKTPAESKEVSEHRENFNETRLSDQTPLNLLSEKKQTSEEAEPPTQIELRHEPELLDETNCSTKVEQSEQTQPCDGQQPVHPNHKESSAQREQCDHTKPPDEQNELTEQMGQSEPPKTSNKTQTEFQNLAEERQSTHISKCFSEDQRSNEEDKTQHVSAPDSSTSSHAQIETQLASEREVEKEAGEQAERENDTEISEETEEILASEAKNIDDTQGIDCSCSNSSISLTLHNTQPAGTQDTPEILSTPHKDNSDKTLNTLDTISPPDSQDILPAPPSLVSDKKTSSSPSCKVSDRLSHMVVLKHSSPKPPRRMCKKVTPNHYPSPVSESEGVVAPCLDPNPCPSTEHETAFNPKPTAPSSDPSTSPTSSVLTETNPGPEPNPSSDLASNLDLTSAPDPVPDIISTSAADSVSVIPQEPSSLQLVTESSCETNIQTLKETPSTPVAIDEQSQSSTRETVPTPKQSEHLDSVDVLVSLTDTSSSHTQEPVHTSKVELSDEDENRELGTKKTNLNQPNSSPQETTLCSPSPSHCVTPPVSCLTPPILSLSPPCFTPSPPSFSPPPCLTPPSHCLPSPMLSTVSPTTSFSSPPLSFSPTSSYLSSSPYLTPPMLSLSPPPLCLTPPSPCLSPPLLCLTPPVESEDLVPQVSSDMEPLILNTDSEEQIKESSPQPGIPLLHLEDKKEQDYISSLPRVAEPVSFPITIPSSTSHVLPPSQSAGPGDSAPPKANEASSSVPENKEVPKANTDMPEKTNGPMACGSVPAVEVLAESMYGDFEAAMDHLRYRLIATRNPEEIRGGGLLKYSNLLVRDYRPASETQIKTLERYMCSRFFIDFPDVQEQQRKILSYLKNHFIGEERSKYQYLMTLRRVVDDSTVCLMGHERRQTLNMITVLALKVLGEQNIIPNTDHVTCFYQPAPYLAEHSAPYLAEPSYCSYYIPQGGSTLLYQPYPLHLHSQTGLV; this is encoded by the exons ATGCCACAGCAACAG GGCAGCAGCATGACTGAAACCAAATCTAGTCAGCGGTTCCACAGCCTGAAcactgagcaggtggaggttcTCCATCAGGTTTTGTCAGAGGTGGTTCCAATCCACGGCCGTGGGAACTTTCCCACGTTGGAGCTGCGTCCTCGAGACATCATCATAGCTGTGCGGGCCAGGCTGCAGAAGCAGGGGATAACAGTTAGAGATGTTCGTCTGAACGGCTCCACAGCCAGCCACGTCCTTGTCCGAGACAACGGAACAAGCTACAAGGACCTGGACATCATCTTTGGAGTGGAGTTGCCCAGCCAGGAGGAGTTTCAG GTGATCAAGGAGTCAGTGCTGGGCTGCTTGCTGGACTGCCTACCTGCTGGGGTCAACAGGGAGCGGATCAGCAGTGCTACAATGAAGGAGGCCTACGTCCAGAAAATGGTCAAGGTCTTTAATGAGCATGACCGCTGGAGCCTCATCTCACTCTCAAACAACAGTGGCAAAAACCTGGAGCTCAAATTTGTGAGCGTACTGAGGCGGCAGTTTGAGTTCAGTGTCGACTCCTTCCAGATCATTTTGGATCGTCTCTTGGAGTCCTACATGCAGCAGGAATCACAGCACAAAAATAAGACTGTTGATCTTAAGGACCAGCCTGCAGAGAATCAGAATAAAGACCCTCCTTCTCTGCTCAAACAGGCCAATGCcgcagaaacagaggagagtgCTGCTAGAGATTTATCCAGCAAAGAGGGGGCCCAGATCAGCCAGACACAACAGAGTGATGAGGTGCATGAGAAGGAGTCCCACACAGAACTCTCACAACAAACTGAACATTCAAACCAGACAAAACAATCCGAGGTTGAAAAAGACGacaaagagaaaacacctgCAGAGTCGAAAGAAGTGtcagaacacagagaaaactTCAATGAGACACGCTTGTCTGACCAGACGCCTCTAAACCTCTtgtcagaaaagaaacaaacctcTGAGGAAGCCGAACCACCAACTCAGATTGAACTCAGACATGAGCCAGAGCTCTTGGACGAAACCAACTGCTCAACGAAGGTAGAACAGTCAGAGCAAACCCAGCCCTGTGATGGCCAACAACCAGTACATCCAAATCACAAAGAATCCTCTGCCCAGAGAGAACAGTGTGACCACACTAAACCCCCCGATGAACAGAACGAACTCACAGAGCAGATGGGACAGTCCGAGCCGCCAAAAACCTCAAACAAAACCCAGACAGAGTTTCAAAACTTGGCAGAAGAACGGCAAAGTACACATATTTCTAAGTGTTTCAGTGAGGATCAGAGAAGCAATGAGGAAGATAAGACACAACATGTGTCTGCTCCAGACTCCAGCACATCTTCACATGCACAGATAGAGACACAGTTAGCAAGTGAAAGAGAAGTAGAAAAAGAGGCAGGGGAGcaagcagagagggaaaatgacACGGAAATaagtgaagagacagaagagattTTAGCATCAGAAGCAAAAAACATAGACGACACACAGGGTATTGATTGTTCCTGCTCCAACTCTTCCATATCTCTTACACTTCACAACACACAGCCTGCTGGCACACAGGATACACCGGAGATTCTCAGCACACCACACAAAGATAACTcagataaaacactgaacacacttGATACCATCAGCCCTCCGGATTCTCAGGATATTTTACCTGCACCACCCAGCCTTGTTTCTGACAAAAAgacctcctcttctccctcttgtAAGGTCTCAGATAGACTATCTCACATGGTGGTGCTCAAACACTCCTCTCCCAAACCCCCCCGGAGGATGTGTAAGAAGGTTACCCCCAATCATTACCCCAGTCCAGTCTCTGAAAGCGAAGGTGTCGTAGCCCCCTGTCTAGATCCAAACCCCTGCCCCAGCACTGAACATGAGACAGCCTTTAACCCAAAGCCAACAGCTCCCAGTTCAGACCCTAGCACTTCCCCAACAAGCAGTGTCCTTACTGAAACAAACCCTGGGCCTGAACCCAACCCTTCCAGTGACCTAGCTTCAAACCTAGACCTTACCTCAGCTCCTGATCCAGTCCCTGATATaatctccacctctgctgcagatTCCGTGTCTGTTATACCTCAAGAGCCATCATCCCTTCAGCTCGTCACAGAGAGTTCATGTGAGACAAACATTCAGACCCTAAAAGAGACACCATCTACACCTGTGGCTATTGATGAGCAAAGCCAGTCCTCCACCAGAGAAACTGTCCCCACACCCAAACAATCAGAACATCTTGACTCAGTGGATGTGTTAGTTTCACTCACTGATACGTCCAGCTCACACACCCAAGAACCTGTACATACCTCAAAAGTTGAgctcagtgatgaagatgaaaacagagaaCTGGGGACCAAAAAGACAAACTTGAATCAGCCAAACAGCAGCCCACAGGAGACCACACTTTGTTCACCCTCCCCTTCCCATTGTGTCACccctcctgtttcctgtctcaccCCTCCCATACTCAGTCTTTCCCCTCCCTGCTTCACTCCCTCGCCACCCAGCTTCAGCCCTCCCCCATGTCTGACCCCTCCATCTCACTGCCTCCCATCTCCGATGCTCAGCACCGTCAGCCCTACCACCAGCTTTAGCTCTCCACCCCTGAGTTTCAGCCCTACCTCATCCTACCTCAGCTCATCTCCTTATCTGACACCTCCTATGCTTAGCCTCAGCCCTCCTCCGCTCTGTCTTACCCCCCCTTCCCCCTGCCTcagccctcccctcctctgcctcactccgCCAGTGGAGTCAGAGGACCTTGTACCTCAGGTATCTTCAGACATGGAGCCTTTGATACTGAACACAGACAGCGAGGAACAGATTAAAGAGTCCTCCCCTCAGCCAGGAATTCCTCTCCTACATTTGGAGGATAAAAAAGAACAAGATTATATCTCATCGTTGCCTCGGGTTGCAGAGCCTGTTTCTTTTCCAATCACAATCCCAAGCTCCACCTCCCATGTGCTGCCTCCATCTCAGTCTGCAGGCCCAGGAGATTCTGCCCCTCCAAAAGCCAATGAGGCATCCAGCTCTGTGCCTGAGAACAAAGAGGTCCCCAaggcaaacacagacatgcCTGAAAAGACCAACGGTCCTATGGCATGTGGCTCAGTCCCTGCTGTCGAGGTCCTGGCAGAGAGCATGTATGGCGACTTTGAGGCAGCTATGGACCACCTGCGCTACCGCCTAATCGCCACCAGGAACCCTGAGGAGATTCGAGGTGGTGGCTTGTTGAAATACAGCAATCTGTTGGTCAGGGACTACCGACCGGCCAGCGAGACTCAGATAAAGACACTGGAGCGCTACATGTGCTCGCGCTTTTTCATCGATTTCCCTGAcgtgcaggagcagcagaggaagatcCTGTCCTACTTGAAGAACCACTTTATCGGCGAGGAGAGAAGCAAGTACCAGTACCTGATGACGCTGCGTCGTGTGGTAGACGACAGCACGGTGTGTCTGATGGGACATGAGAGGCGTCAGACACTGAACATGATCACAGTGCTGGCACTGAAGGTTCTGGGAGAGCAGAACATTATCCCCAACACAGACCATGTGACCTGCTTCTACCAGCCTGCCCCATACCTTGCTGAGCACAGTGCCCCTTATTTAGCAGAACCCAGCTACTGCAGCTACTACATACCCCAAGGGGGATCAACTCTGCTGTACCAACCGTACCCCTTACACCTCCACTCACAGACCGGACTAGTCTag